One stretch of Anabrus simplex isolate iqAnaSimp1 chromosome 3, ASM4041472v1, whole genome shotgun sequence DNA includes these proteins:
- the LOC136866895 gene encoding gastrula zinc finger protein XlCGF57.1 isoform X2, which translates to MIEHFELAPLKQEAGSELAEPGPSQEDTFEPSTDIKDTLFVEEHSVGELAPSLQEENFVKNVAVYRGPLDSCDNSQEVSKTESKHMWHLPTDTGEGPYRCEVCNQHLLSHPGDRPLRCKECYSISHVNSNLKDSPSHCANRPHRCNECGKVFSRKDNLRTHLLKHTGYRPYFCSVCGRTFTQEFRLKSHMYSHYEKRPHGCTQCGKSFSLRSNLKTHMLTHTGERPHCCSVCSATFSLKASLKSHMVTHTKDRPHRCDVCGRTFSLVSNLKGHMLIHSGERPFSCNECGSTFIHKASLTSHLLVHSGERPFCCRVCGNSFFDVTRLKRHMRIHSGERPFRCTICGYSFSDKAHLKRHMQVHTNFRSHSCNECGKMFSRESYLKRHLLSHS; encoded by the exons CCTTCTACAGACATTAAGGATACGTTATTCGTAGAGGAACACTCAGTTGGTGAACTAGCCCCAAGTCTCCAAGAAGAAAACTT TGTGAAGAACGTTGCGGTGTATAGAGGTCCCCTGGATTCCTGTGATAATAGCCAGGAGGTATCAAAAACAGAAAGTAAGCATATGTGGCATTTGCCAACTGATACTGGAGAAGGGCCGTACCGCTGTGAAGTATGCAATCAACATCTCCTGTCTCATCCAGGAGATAGGCCATTACGGTGTAAGGAGTGTTACAGCATATCGCATGTAAATTCTAATTTAAAAGACAGCCCTTCTCACTGTGCGAACCGGCCACACCGTTGTAATGAATGTGGAAAAGTGTTTTCCCGAAAGGATAATCTTAGGACTCATCTTTTAAAACATACTGGTTATCGACCGTACTTTTGTAGTGTATGCGGTAGAACTTTCACCCAAGAATTTCGTCTTAAGAGCCATATGTATAGCCATTACGAGAAACGTCCACATGGCTGTACTCAGTGTGGTAAATCATTTTCACTGAGATCTAATTTGAAAACACACATGCTCACACATACTGGTGAACGTCCACATTGTtgcagtgtgtgttctgctacattTTCACTTAAGGCTTCGCTTAAATCCCATATGGTAACCCATACAAAGGACCGTCCACACCGTTGCGATGTGTGTGGTCGTACTTTTTCTTTGGTCTCTAATTTGAAGGGTCACATGCTTATCCACTCAGGTGAGAGGCCGTTTAGTTGCAATGAGTGTGGTTCTACTTTCATTCACAAGGCTAGTCTTACTAGCCATCTTTTAGTTCATTCCGGAGAACGGCCATTCTGTTGTAGGGTGTGTGGTAATTCGTTCTTCGATGTGACTCGTCTTAAGAGACACATGAGAATTCATTCTGGAGAGCGGCCATTCAGGTGTACTATATGTGGATATTCATTCTCTGATAAGGCTCATCTTAAAAGACACATGCAGGTTCATACTAACTTTCGGTCACATTCCTGTAATGAGTGTGGTAAAATGTTTTCACGGGAGAGTTATCTTAAGAGACACCTGTTGTCTCATTCATAA